The Verrucomicrobiia bacterium DNA segment AGCGCGGAAGCCGCCGCCATCAATCGTTGGGCTGGCGCCGCGGCGTCCGCCATCCGCGTCAGTTCGACCAAATCCAGCATCGGCCACTTGCTGGGTGCCGCGGGTTCGGTTGAAGCCGTTGTTTGCCTGATGGCTTTGCGAGGACAATGGTTGCCGCCGACATCAACCCTGCAAACGCCTGAAGCCGTTTGCACATTTCCGCTCGTTCGTGAACCGCAGGACGCGCGGTTCGAAATGGCCTTAACCAACTCGTTTGGTTTTGGCGGCGCCAACGCCACACTCGTCCTCAAGAGGTGGAAATGAACAGCTCGCCGCCTGCCATTTGCATCCAGGGAATCGGCGCAATTTCGCCCGCAGGCTGGGGAGTGCCGCTATTGCGACAGGTCCTGGCTGCAGGACAACCCGTTCCCCCATGCAAGCTCGCGCGCCCAGGATGGGAACATCCGCTCACGGTGCGGCAAACTCCGCCGCCTGCCACCCGTCCCGCATTCCTCAGTCACGCGCGACTCCGCCGCACCAGCCCCATTGCCCGCTATGTCGTCGCCGCAGCGCTCGAAGCTCTCGGAACCGACGCACAAAAAGTTGCCCAGGGGTTCCGGCTCGGCATTGTCTTTTGCGCGATGTCCGGGTGCGTCAATTACTCGCGCCGGTTCTACAGTGAAGTCCTCAACGACCCTTCAACGGCCAGCCCGCTCGTGTTTCCGGAAACGGTTTTCAACTCGCCCGCAAGTCACCTCGCT contains these protein-coding regions:
- a CDS encoding beta-ketoacyl-[acyl-carrier-protein] synthase family protein: SAEAAAINRWAGAAASAIRVSSTKSSIGHLLGAAGSVEAVVCLMALRGQWLPPTSTLQTPEAVCTFPLVREPQDARFEMALTNSFGFGGANATLVLKRWK